One window from the genome of Paramisgurnus dabryanus chromosome 20, PD_genome_1.1, whole genome shotgun sequence encodes:
- the alms1 gene encoding uncharacterized protein alms1 isoform X1, whose protein sequence is MRVNVCGHQHNMDSEEDAANVNKTSAEIPSRQHGQNMHHLEASRQCTDPDNVGIPLSDTHDSVAQLLINRSGTSQLLEFQDSQLSPALALLPYLDKSHPFSESTFFHHTDAEFVQLRGFPDLSVISERCPRISHVSAADVSHLHETTHDQGNLSQHPLEAPTALSEAEISCCSLSQHSLSPGDHYKEQGVCEAENSIDRHMEGEEESASQRTAALSVVISSSAVSSVSETVRNQPDLTSNQPNTTESQFGQTNLPAPCTPVEEELQSSSREQPQGGSLSSSYQRTKSSDASNITIRESRMRSHRTADHLRDQLLSEIHKGSISEPGSRHHTENRSGLYVTPASAGGMHFPGLHRVAWSSGNLTTADGSFLSAHPVSQSTPAVPFVRPPPALTKLSLVHSQEELVSSVATSSQESHSKMGLIPSLDLSVVGEHSSTTCPQTKVPRGPSLDLETTQTVHTHTISKEPVPVLGQPASDSPSPNSQSFYSSTKLKDQVSHLALGRVQSLPSLSYLQKVDAWTTNQSPRRSFYDNLALKGFDGVPPQKNKTQDAISESVHHMVSQDIRQPPFTQAPISSSLSGSGSPRRMDVIGAGVNHSHSSMSSVVTSIQRNADSHSPQVPVAQADDIISATKSLSNPSSLPLGRGEGGNNSSATLGDKSSVNPSPLISLGRFSDVSSSFNMSSTLSSSHGSGIAEQNMRASVGAASSVMSLEVDNYAPYWTSRPASPPQSRELNIEDRIPLYLLNLGIDQSPSTILNPFTRGGPIREPEFSPTDLCTIKGSIGTPTKSTRQSEVDSPQKEAFSSSSQVSTDSSASVTPRLSVHEQGQTTSQRSVGTILSHPGTPPRLHSTLHPSSSLQHSDAPQSEGSFGLSNQFSPDSLTPPVPREEVKDDSFVGSGTLHEIRLLLGRAESLVSGRSSLTSSPGSQRLSESDTSLVSLGRNTHNVSSPSAGGNFSLLLTRSSSDSALKGSSSSSREAHQQATQTNSVTTGPDALSLSRDESLKSRDLCVTPRRAEPEGCSAADPDKVKQPASQSAMQMNASLMTGKVFQNQDKTENTLVGFSESSLSHSSADSDSSSDSSLAARVAKLLQSESPVSVVTSRPSTADPEDSRAREWILMKVSGRQCESLELNPEDRKRIEDIKRELLLNTQHTKWSSDSEGSAQSSVGAGSGKGFVAVHSMDSHASDQLQRGIQKPLDSSVLHYTAKQQDLEAKVHQIALREGFSLPSLTSISIATSQHTSSPQLPSDHPITGTIELGNAGGRHETLQHNVHHKEMDTNLEIAYPQQRHQSVIIPNVSDGEKQIEGGGEPKEENEDATADDNKENVIKNDSHIDYIVTGRNQIMSSDVSGATPPNWSRLSLQPVTLSSRPEHQSHSVKYHSSRLSNQNSLKDVLPQIHSSLMSCSTDEQRFTYVNSISNQARSYEPKKLDEGQNEERVNPHLQARYPRTITPTESLTGTSRTLTVQAPAVPTLLPYKPHGSSELFYVPQADPDRSDTTIESSHPGSDDAVPPHFNIEILGSRELEDNAVVPKHKEGIYSKRSSVKRVSSSVSKSGLLESVVTSGRYNGTAPEPSDVSKRDMADEDNFVPLHMEADYSTDDLHLHNLHTMHLPSQPIRTSGLNKNRQDRRPHDVSMEINSSLDQLWRRFNEKWSVEDTRPTNYGDTSLLDRLERLSRLIHSTTPTDKTVKQPDSTSRGGEIRSDEDEGLRTGEKVARERIQFSRQAWAEKEENAESMRRCPAERDESMETSSSLSTIDTERLLRAFGHRRVTSKGLPSTERLLRLHNKQKIGRRKPSTKHATVSVATETVSTDDSTASADYLSSSSTISITSQRDASTKKPKVKLLSKSVQAGDLEIVINGTRRHTRDVGTIFPSPGASSNAHTSNPLSRSVQGIPVPTTSTAKPTHTLSGLKRDSSSKPIGTRYPNGVSWFVSADELKSDGRKENQPQSESEPCLSQAWFEPYSKSRPWREPAIREPLRERQIQEEQERPRESRTAIGSDSSDKSSALVRLSLQEALELYRPGFVSRSRERMKRLELLVEERRIQTVFNREREELFSCPAPSRPLRPVPVPRKRVVPRREMVQRSKHLAPNKAYSRRIDKTDRLRRKYAKLPEVQKRMEEERRRAEYSSYRLNAQLFNKKVTNRVLGRRAPWQ, encoded by the exons ATGCGCGTTAACGTCTGTGGCCACCAGCACAATATGGATTCAGAGGAGGATGCTGCAAACGtaaacaaa ACCTCTGCGGAGATTCCCAGTCGGCAGCATGGACAAAATATGCATCATTTAGAGGCTTCCAGACAATGCACAGATCCTGACAATGTTGGAATTCCATTAAGTGACACACATGATTCAGTTGCACAGCTCCTGATAAACAGATCTGGGACTTCACAACTACTAG agtttcAGGATAGTCAGCTGTCACCTGCACTAGCCCTGCTGCCCTACCTGGACAAATCCCATCCATTTTCTGAGTccacattttttcatcatacaGATGCAGAATTTGTTCAACTCCG GGGATTTCCTGACCTCTCCGTTATCTCTGAGAGGTGTCCCAGGATCTCACATGTCAGTGCAGCTGATGTCTCCCACCTTCATGAGACTACTCATGACCAGGGAAATCTGTCCCAGCATCCTTTAGAGGCACCTACAGCTCTATCTGAGGCTGAAATTAGCTGCTGTTCACTTTCCCAGCACAGCCTGTCACCTGGAGACCATTACAAGGAACAAGGGGTATGTGAAGCTGAGAACAGCATTGACAGACATATGGAAGGAGAAGAGGAGAGTGCCTCTCAGCGGACTGCTGCACTGTCTGTCGTAATAAGCAGTAGTGCCGTTTCCTCTGTTTCTGAGACTGTTCGCAATCAGCCTGATCTTACCTCAAATCAGCCAAATACAACTGAAAGCCAATTTGGTCAAACAAATTTGCCTGCACCTTGCACTCCTGTTGAAGAGGAATTGCAGTCTAGCAGCAGAGAGCAGCCACAAGGAGGCTCATTGTCTTCTTCATATCAGAGAACAAAAAGTTCAGACGCATCAAACATTACTATTCGCGAGTCTCGGATGCGTTCACATCGAACAGCTGACCATCTTCGTGATCAGCTTCTGTCTGAGATACATAAAGGCTCAATCTCTGAACCTGGAAGTAGACACCATACTGAGAACAGAAGTGGACTATATGTCACACCAGCCAGTGCAGGTGGTATGCACTTCCCAGGCCTGCATAGAGTGGCGTGGAGCTCAGGTAATCTAACAACAGCAGATGGGTCATTCCTAAGCGCCCATCCTGTGTCTCAGTCCACCCCTGCGGTACCCTTTGTGAGACCCCCTCCAGCACTGACCAAACTTTCTCTTGTACATTCCCAAGAAGAGCTTGTTTCCTCTGTAGCTACATCATCTCAAGAAAGTCATAGCAAAATGGGCTTAATACCTTCATTGGATTTAAGTGTTGTAGGTGAACATTCCTCAACCACGTGTCCTCAAACAAAAGTCCCCAGGGGACCTTCATTAGACTTAGAAACTACTCAgacagtgcacacacacaccatcTCTAAAGAACCTGTCCCTGTTTTAGGTCAGCCTGCCTCTGATTCACCCTCCCCAAACAGTCAGTCTTTTTACTCTAGTACAAAGCTGAAAGATCAGGTTTCTCATTTGGCTCTTGGGAGAGTACAGTCTCTTCCTAGTTTGAGCTACTTACAAAAAGTAGATGCCTGGACAACCAATCAAAGTCCCAGGAGGTCATTTTATGACAATTTGGCACTAAAGGGATTTGATGGTGTGCCACCCCAGAAGAACAAAACACAAGATGCAATATCTGAATCAGTCCATCACATGGTTTCTCAAGATATCCGCCAGCCTCCATTTACTCAGGCACCTATTTCTTCCTCTCTGTCTGGAAGTGGCTCACCCCGTCGGATGGATGTTATTGGGGCAGGTGTAAATCATTCTCACTCCTCAATGAGCTCCGTAGTAACCTCCATCCAAAGAAATGCAGATTCACACAGTCCGCAAGTCCCAGTAGCACAAGCTGATGACATAATTTCAGCTACCAAATCATTGAGCAACCCATCATCCTTACCTTTAGGTAGGGGTGAAGGAGGGAATAATAGTTCAGCTACTTTGGGGGATAAAAGCTCGGTCAATCCCTCCCCTCTCATCAGTCTTGGTCGCTTTAGTGATGTATCATCAAGTTTCAACATGAGCAGCACTCTCTCCAGCTCTCATGGCAGTGGCATTGCTGAGCAGAATATGAGGGCATCAGTaggagctgcttcatctgtaatGAGTCTTGAGGTTGATAATTATGCACCCTACTGGACTTCAAGACCTGCATCTCCACCACAATCCAGGGAACTCAACATTGAAGATAGGATCCCT CTGTACCTCCTAAACCTGGGAATCGATCAATCACCTTCAACAATCTTAAATCCATTTACTCGTGGAGGACCAATCAGGGAACCTGAATTTTCTCCCACTGACCTGTGCACTATCAAAGGCTCAATTGGAACGCCAACAAAAAGCACACGGCAATCTGAAG TTGACAGTCCTCAAAAGGAGGCATTCTCCAGTTCCAGTCAAGTCTCAACTGACTCCAGTGCTTCTGTCACACCCCGCCTGTCAGTGCATGAGCAAGGTCAAACAACCAGTCAGCGAAGTGTGGGGACGATATTGAGTCATCCAGGTACTCCACCAAGACTTCATTCAACATTACATCCTTCATCAAGCCTACAACATTCTGATGCTCCACAAAGTGAAGGTAGCTTTGGCCTCTCAAACCAGTTCAGCCCAGATTCTCTGACTCCTCCTGTGCCCAGAGAGGAGGTGAAGGACGATTCTTTTGTGGGCTCTGGCACACTGCATGAAATCAGACTTTTGCTTGGGCGTGCAGAAAGCCTCGTCTCTGGTCGATCCTCTCTGACGTCCTCTCCCGGCTCACAACGCCTCTCAGAGAGTGACACTTCGCTTGTTTCTTTAGGTCGAAACACTCACAATGTCTCCTCACCATCAGCTGGTGGCAACTTTTCCCTGCTGTTGACTCGCTCCTCATCCGACTCTGCTTTAAAGGGAAGCTCTTCATCCTCACGGGAGGCACATCAACAGGCCACACAGACCAACTCAGTGACTACAGGGCCTGATGCCCTCTCTCTGAGCAGAGATGAAAGTTTGAAGTCACGTGACCTTTGCGTGACCCCAAGACGGGCTGAGCCTGAAGGCTGCAGTGCTGCAGACCCAGATAAGGTGAAGCAGCCTGCATCGCAGTCAGCCATGCAGATGAATGCTTCTTTAATGACAGGAAAAGTTTTTCAGAACCAGGATAAGACTGAAAATACTCTTGTTGGCTTTTCTGAGAGTAGTTTATCCCATTCCTCAGCTGACAGTGACAGCAGCAGTGACAGTTCATTGGCTGCTAGAGTTGCCAAGCTGCTGCAGAGCGAGTCACCTGTTTCTGTGGTTACAAGCCGGCCAAGCACCGCTGACCCAGAAGATAGCCGTGCACGAG AATGGATCCTAATGAAGGTTTCTGGTCGTCAATGTGAAAGTTTAGAACTAAATCCTGAAGACAGAAAGAGAATTGAAGACATCAAAAGAGAGCTTCTGCTGAACACCCAACACACCAAG TGGAGCTCAGATTCTGAGGGCAGCGCTCAGTCCAGTGTTGGTGCCGGATCTGGGAAAGGTTTTGTTGCTGTACACAGCATGGATAGTCATGCCTCAGATCAGCTACAGAGAGGTATCCAGAAACCTTTGGACTCCAGTGTTTTGCATTACACCGCTAAACAACAGGATCTGGAAGCCAAAGTTCACCAGATTGCTCTCAGAGAGGGGTTTAGCCTCCCGTCTTTAACTTCTATTTCTATTGCGACCAGTCAACATACTTCGTCTCCACAGTTGCCATCAGATCACCCTATCACAGGTACTATTGAACTAGGTAATGCTGGTGGCAGGCATGAGACATTGCAGCACAATGTCCACCACAAAGAAATGGATACTAATCTTGAAATAGCTTATCCACAACAGAGACATCAATCAGTCATAATCCCAAATGTATCTGATGGAGAGAAACAGATAGAGGGTGGAGGCGAACCTAAAGAGGAGAATGAAGATGCAACAGCTGATGATAACAAGGAGAATGTTATAAAGAATGATTCTCACATTGATTATATAGTCACTGGCAGAAACCAGATTATGTCTAGTGATGTGTCAGGCGCAACCCCTCCCAATTGGTCCCGTCTCTCCCTCCAACCCGTCACCTTATCATCCAGACCAGAACACCAGTCCCATTCTGTCAAATATCACTCAAGCAGATTGTCTAATCAGAACAGCTTAAAAGATGTCCTGCCCCAAATACACTCCTCCTTAATGTCATGCAGTACAGATGAACAACGGTTCACTTACGTAAACTCAATATCAAATCAAGCCAGATCATATGAGCCCAAAAAACTGGATGAAGGCCAGAATGAAGAAAGAGTCAATCCACACCTGCAAGCCAGATACCCTCGAACCATTACTCCCACTGAGAGTCTGACTGGGACATCCAGAACCCTCACTGTCCAAGCACCAG CTGTGCCTACACTGTTGCCATACAAACCTCATGGTAGCTCCGAGCTGTTCTACGTCCCGCAAGCCGATCCAGATCGCTCTGACACAACCATAGAGAGCTCCCATCCAG GATCCGATGACGCAGTGCCACCGCACTTCAATATAGAGATTTTGGGCTCTAGAGAGTTAGAAGACAATGCAGTTGTGCCAAAACATAAGGAAGGCATCTACAGTAAGAGGTCAAGTGTAAAGAGAG TCTCCTCCAGTGTGTCTAAAAGTGGTCTTCTTGAATCAGTAGTCACCTCTGGGCGGTATAACGGCACTGCTCCTGAACCTTCTGATGTCTCTAAAAGAGACATGGCTGATGAAGATAATTTTGTCCCTTTGCACATGGAAGCAGACTACAGCACAGATGATTTGCACCTCCATAACCTCCATACCATGCATCTGccttctcaaccaatcagaacgtctgGACTGAACAAGAACAGGCAGGACAGAAGGCCTCATGACGTTAGTATGGAGATTAACAGTTCTCTGGACCAACTTTGGCGTCGCTTCAATGAAAAATGGAGCGTGGAAGATACCCGACCCACAAATTATGGAGACACTTCTTTGCTTGATAGACTAGAGCGTCTATCACGTCTCATTCACAGTACCACTCCAACAGACAAAACTGTCAAACAACCAGACAGCACCAGTAGAGGAGGTGAAATAAGAAGTGATGAAGATGAGGGACTGAGAACTGGGGAAAAAGTAGCAAGGGAAAGAATACAGTTTTCACGACAAGCATGGGCTGAGAAGGAGGAGAATGCAGAGAGCATGCGGCGCTGTCCTGCTGAAAGAGACGAGTCCATGGAAACAAGCAGTAGCCTGTCAACCATTGACACAGAGCGACTGCTCCGAGCTTTCGGACATCGCCGTGTCACCAGTAAAGGACTGCCAAGCACTGAACGCTTGCTCAGACTCCACAATAAACAGAAAATAGGCAGAAGGAAACCCAGCACAAAACACGCTACTGTGTCCGTTGCTACAGAGACCGTCAGCACGGATGACTCCACG GCATCTGCTGATTATTTGTCGTCTTCAAGCACTATCTCCATTACCTCTCAAAGAGATGCATCTACTAAAAAACCAAAGGTCAAACTGCTCAGCAAAAGTGTACAAGCAG GTGATTTGGAAATTGTGATAAACGGCACACGCAGACACACTCGTGATGTAGGCACCATCTTTCCCTCTCCTGGTGCTTCAAGTAATGCCCATACGTCAAATCCACTTAGCAGGAGTGTTCAAGGAATTCCAGTTCCCACTACGTCGACCGCTAAACCCACCCATACTCTGTCAGGTCTGAAGAGGGACTCCAGCAGCAAACCCATCGGGACCCGTTACCCTAACG GTGTGTCATGGTTTGTCTCAGCTGATGAGTTGAAGTCTGATGGTCGTAAGGAAAACCAGCCACAGAGTGAATCGGAGCCTTGTTTAAGCCAGGCCTGGTTTGAGCCTTACAGCAAAAGCCGACCCTGGAGAGAACCAGCAATAAGAGAACCACTGCGAGAGAGACAGATCCAAGAGGAGCAAGAGAGGCCAAGAGAATCTAGAACAGCTATAGGGAGTGATAGCAGCGATAAGTCCTCAGCTCTTGTTCGTCTTTCGCTGCAG GAAGCCTTGGAACTTTATCGGCCAGGGTTTGTGTCTCGATCGCGAGAACGAATGAAGCGGTTGGAGTTGCTGGTTGAGGAGAGGAGGATACAAACGGTCTtcaacagagagagagaagagctCTTCAGCTGCCCAGCACCATCACGTCCACTTAGACCAG TTCCAGTACCCCGTAAGCGAGTTGTTCCACGGAGAGAGATGGTCCAGCGATCCAAACA TTTAGCACCGAACAAAGCTTACAGTCGAAGAATAGACAAGACAGATAGACTCAGGAG gaaatatgctaaacttccAGAAGTACAAAAAAGAATGGAAGAAGAGAGGAGACGAGCAGAGTACAGCTCCTACCGCCTCAATGCTCAACTCTTTAACAAA AAAGTCACCAATCGTGTGTTGGGGAGGAGAGCACCATGGCAGTGA